A region of Maniola jurtina chromosome 18, ilManJurt1.1, whole genome shotgun sequence DNA encodes the following proteins:
- the LOC123874632 gene encoding cytochrome P450 6B1-like, which yields MFVIYTLVSFVIFIYFAYYYFTRSFKYWQSRNIPGPQPVPFFGNFKEYALRKSTAPSIHKQIYDDYPNEKVVGFYRMTRPSLLIRDLDVVKNVLIKDFEYFEDRGIDFSVEHLGANLFHADAKIWRPLRNRFSPLFTIGKLKNMIPLINERADLFINHVKNITEKKGDQEIYTLVKKFTVSSIMACAFGVDINEDSGKLIQKMNEIDHLTFSRNISVELDLFHPGILKKLNSSIFQKGISKFFLKLINDVLQARNGVPSTRNDLIDLVLELKNKGNYVKLTNEVIAAQAFIFYVAGYETSAITMAFMLYELAMNPPMQEKIIAEVDEVLSRHDGKITYDIISELSYMDKVFNETLRKYPLSADIVRRAKSNYNIRGTDITIEKGISILVPVLGISHDEKYYPNPKKFDPERFSPENESKRHPCAFIPFGAGPRQCIGKLFGIIQSRVCMLKFFSNFRVEVSKNTPTTIIFDPQRVVNVPKGGIQLNILPRKFAE from the exons ATGTTCGTTATTTACACGTTGGTCTCATTTGTGATATTTATCTATTTTGCCTACTATTATTTTACAAGATCTTTCAAATACTGGCAATCGAGAAATATTCCAGGTCCACAACCAGTACCATTTTTCGGTAATTTTAAAGAATATGCTCTAAGAAAATCTACTGCTCCAAGTATACATAAACAAATTTACGATGACTACCCAAACGAGAAGGTTGTCGGTTTTTATAGAATGACTAGACCTAGCTTGCTAATAAGAGATTTGGATGTAGTTAAGAATGTTTTGATAAAAGATTTCGAATATTTCGAAGATCGCGGTATTGATTTCAGTGTAGAACATTTGGGAGCTAATCTCTTTCATGCTGATGCAAAAATCTGGCGGCCACTAAGGAATCGTTTTTCACCTTTGTTTACAAtcggtaaattaaaaaatatgatccCCTTGATTAATGAAAGAGCAGACTTATTTATTAACCACGTGAAGAACATAACAGAAAAAAAGGGCGACCAGGAAATATACACACTCGTGAAAAAATTTACAGTATCTTCTATTATGGCTTGTGCTTTTGGAGTTGACATCAATGAAGATAGTGGAAaacttatacaaaaaatgaatgaaattgATCATTTGACTTTTTCTAGAAATATTAGCGTAGAATTGGATTTATTTCATCCTGGTATACTAAAGAAATTAAATTCCTCAATATTTCAAAAAGGAATTagtaaattttttcttaaattgatcAATGATGTTTTACAAGCGAGAAATGGTGTACCCTCTACCAGAAATGATTTAATTGATTTAGTTTTGGAACTAAAGAATAAAGgtaat TATGTAAAATTGACCAACGAAGTAATAGCTGCGCAAGCATTTATCTTTTATGTAGCTGGATACGAAACCAGTGCGATTACTATGGCGTTCATGTTATACGAGCTAGCCATGAACCCTCCTATGCAAGAAAAAATAATTGCAGAAGTTGATGAAGTTTTAAGCCGACATGACGGCAAGATAACTTATGACATAATTAGTGAACTGTCTTATATGGACAAAGTATTTAACGAAACTCTTCGAAAATACCCGCTATCAGCTGATATAGTACGGCGTGCAAAATCTAATTACAATATACGTGGCACAGACATAACTATCGAAAAGGGGATATCTATACTGGTACCTGTATTAGGCATTAGTCACGACGAAAAGTATTATCCTAATCCCAAGAAATTTGATCCAGAAAGATTTTCCCCCGAAAATGAAAGTAAAAGACATCCTTGTGCTTTTATTCCTTTTGGCGCTGGTCCTCGCCAATGCATTG GTAAGCTTTTTGGCATAATTCAGAGCCGCGTATGTATGCTAAAATTTTTCTCAAATTTCCGCGTTGAGGTATCCAAGAACACGCCAACCACCATCATTTTTGACCCACAGCGCGTAGTTAATGTACCAAAGGGAGGAATACAGCTAAATATTCTTCCAAGAAAATTCGCAGAGTGA